The following proteins are co-located in the Pseudomonas antarctica genome:
- a CDS encoding fatty acid desaturase — translation MANYLDLTQRREIEALAQSFTAKTEWPTWLLLIGVYTGWFAVILGSHWLGLWLSTLLLIPLVTLWLSVQHELLHGHPTRSLLVNKLLGYAPFAVWYPYTLYRNSHLLHHNDEDLTLPGIDPESRYLNQQQWDASSLFERGVHWLTKTVLGRFVLAAPLAIGRLARHEFQRLPQVWPMWLAHGAVTVLMLSFIAHYSALPVWHYLLLVTVPALSLASIRSYYEHRPHLQPAQRTVLNEAAWPWTWLFLNNNLHLVHHDLPKLPWYWLPTVYRARREQWVARSGGFLVQGYGQLISRHGLKAIDSPRHPFA, via the coding sequence ATGGCCAACTACCTTGATCTGACCCAGCGCCGGGAAATCGAAGCCCTGGCGCAAAGTTTTACTGCAAAAACCGAATGGCCGACCTGGCTGCTGTTGATCGGCGTGTATACCGGCTGGTTCGCCGTAATACTCGGCAGCCATTGGCTCGGCCTGTGGCTCAGCACCCTGTTGCTGATTCCTTTGGTGACGCTGTGGCTATCGGTGCAACACGAGCTGCTCCACGGCCATCCTACCCGCTCCCTTCTCGTGAACAAACTGCTCGGCTACGCGCCCTTTGCCGTGTGGTACCCCTATACGCTGTATCGCAACAGCCACCTGCTGCACCACAACGATGAAGACCTGACCCTGCCGGGCATCGACCCGGAAAGCCGCTACCTCAATCAACAGCAATGGGACGCCAGCTCGTTGTTCGAACGAGGTGTGCATTGGCTGACCAAAACCGTGCTCGGCCGCTTCGTGTTGGCCGCGCCGCTGGCGATTGGCCGGTTGGCGCGCCATGAGTTCCAGCGCCTGCCGCAGGTGTGGCCGATGTGGCTGGCCCACGGCGCCGTGACCGTATTGATGCTGAGCTTTATCGCCCACTACAGCGCACTGCCGGTGTGGCACTACCTGCTGCTGGTCACTGTGCCGGCCTTGTCCCTGGCGTCGATCCGTTCCTACTATGAACACCGCCCGCACCTGCAACCGGCGCAGCGCACCGTGCTCAACGAAGCGGCCTGGCCGTGGACGTGGCTGTTCCTCAATAACAACCTGCACCTGGTGCACCATGACTTGCCGAAATTGCCCTGGTACTGGCTGCCCACGGTCTACCGCGCCCGCCGCGAACAGTGGGTGGCGCGCAGCGGCGGCTTTCTGGTGCAGGGTTATGGCCAGTTGATCAGCCGCCACGGCCTTAAGGCCATCGACAGCCCCCGGCACCCTTTTGCGTGA
- a CDS encoding GNAT family N-acetyltransferase has translation MPELHIEPLAEPLWPLLNKFYRRHDSSMKAMKGGRLWVARDGEIVAGLCLSPVVGGQWLTAVFVDPAYRGQGLAARLILQAVADVQGCVWLLCHPDLEGMYQRMGFTQDTLLPQSLSERLVRYKRNKPMIAMGLITNAKVDLE, from the coding sequence ATGCCTGAACTGCACATCGAACCGCTGGCAGAGCCGCTGTGGCCGCTGCTGAACAAGTTTTACCGCCGCCATGATTCGTCGATGAAGGCCATGAAAGGTGGGCGTTTATGGGTAGCGCGGGACGGCGAGATTGTGGCCGGGTTGTGCCTCTCGCCTGTGGTGGGTGGGCAGTGGCTGACCGCGGTGTTTGTCGACCCGGCTTATCGCGGCCAAGGGCTGGCGGCGCGCTTGATTCTGCAGGCGGTGGCCGATGTGCAGGGGTGCGTCTGGCTGCTGTGCCATCCCGACCTGGAAGGTATGTATCAGCGCATGGGGTTCACTCAGGATACGCTGCTGCCGCAATCCCTCAGCGAGCGGTTGGTGCGCTACAAACGTAACAAGCCAATGATCGCGATGGGGCTTATAACCAACGCAAAGGTCGACCTCGAATAA